One window of Acropora palmata chromosome 1, jaAcrPala1.3, whole genome shotgun sequence genomic DNA carries:
- the LOC141879851 gene encoding steroid 17-alpha-hydroxylase/17,20 lyase-like, producing MENIISLKSAMLSPTVLCFAVITILLLTIMQLSNLQRNTPPGPFGLPIVGNLLQLGDSPHVALSEMSKVYGSVFSIRLGSRRAIVLNSHDVVKEALSKKARHFSARPPFHSFHISSNGGRSIAFGDFGPGHQRKKKLATRALHAVFSNVNRFDKLAQEVTERLCRSLTEGGKCETVDISEHLRTLVINFSLRLVFGDNLKKDYTIELQNVLQRGNDFIENNPTINLVDLFPWLRFALRRPCKALKESVKELMDFVKSVYSLHCHSNVEEAGVNFAAAVDKVIQDEMLVADPNFKTNVHEASDDLLDEESMVTLLADVFGAGIDTVSATLNWALLFIVRNPELQHELLAELKREIGMDRLPNLDDRARLPLLQATVLETLRKAAVVPLAIPHYATDDSSVGGFSVPKGTLVLANLWAVNHDAKHFDRPEIFNPHRFLNENGQVMVTEQAFSLPFSTGGRRCLGATLAKAELFLFLGCMLQHLNFHLITSVEEINFDGKQGFVLKPHPYRVRVCPRTVSH from the coding sequence ATGGAGAATATAATCTCCCTCAAAAGTGCTATGCTCTCTCCAACAGTGTTGTGTTTTGCTGTTATTACAATCCTTCTCCTGACCATAATGCAATTGTCCAACTTACAGAGGAATACTCCTCCAGGGCCCTTCGGTCTGCCAATCGTTGGAAACTTGCTTCAGCTCGGTGATTCTCCGCACGTCGCCCTATCAGAGATGTCCAAAGTATATGGAAGCGTCTTCTCCATTCGTCTTGGTTCGAGGAGAGCTATCGTTTTGAATAGCCACGATGTCGTAAAGGAGGCCCTATCAAAAAAAGCTCGCCACTTCTCTGCCAGACCACCATTTCATAGCTTTCACATAAGTAGCAATGGAGGCCGAAGCATTGCATTTGGTGACTTTGGTCCCGGGCatcagagaaagaaaaaactggcAACGCGTGCTTTGCATGCTGTCTTCAGCAATGTGAATCGTTTTGACAAGTTGGCCCAAGAGGTTACTGAGCGCCTATGCAGGTCTTTGACCGAAGGCGGTAAGTGTGAAACTGTCGACATTTCTGAACACTTAAGAACTCTAGTTATAAACTTCTCACTAAGACTTGTGTTTGGAGACAACTTGAAAAAGGACTATACGATTGAGttgcaaaatgttttgcagaGAGGAAATGATTTTATTGAGAACAATCCTACCATAAACTTGGTAGACCTTTTTCCATGGCTTCGTTTTGCTCTGAGGAGGCCATGCAAGGCCTTGAAAGAATCTGTCAAAGAACTTATGGATTTTGTTAAGAGCGTGTATAGTTTACATTGTCATTCGAATGTTGAAGAGGCGGGCGTCAATTTTGCTGCTGCTGTGGATAAAGTCATCCAAGATGAAATGCTTGTTGCAGACCCAAACTTTAAAACTAACGTCCACGAAGCCTCAGACGATCTACTCGACGAAGAATCCATGGTAACTTTGCTAGCAGATGTTTTTGGCGCTGGAATCGATACAGTATCCGCTACGTTGAACTGGGCGCTTCTCTTTATCGTCCGTAATCCTGAGCTACAGCACGAATTGCTGGCAGAACTGAAGCGAGAGATTGGAATGGATCGATTGCCCAATTTAGACGACCGTGCACGACTGCCTCTACTACAAGCCACAGTTCTGGAGACTTTGCGGAAGGCTGCAGTTGTACCATTGGCAATACCACACTATGCCACTGACGACTCCAGCGTCGGTGGCTTTAGTGTACCGAAAGGCACCCTTGTTTTAGCCAATCTCTGGGCTGTAAATCATGATGCCAAGCACTTCGACCGCCCTGAGATATTTAACCCACATCGTTTCCTTAATGAAAATGGTCAAGTTATGGTTACTGAGCAAGCCTTTTCTCTTCCTTTCTCCACTGGTGGAAGACGTTGTCTTGGAGCAACTCTCGCAAAAGCTGagctctttttgtttctggGGTGCATGTTGCAGCACTTGAATTTTCATCTTATCACCAGCGTTGAAGAGATAAACTTCGATGGAAAGCAAGGATTCGTCCTCAAGCCTCATCCTTACAGGGTGCGAGTTTGCCCAAGAACAGTAAGTCACTAA